One region of Culex pipiens pallens isolate TS chromosome 2, TS_CPP_V2, whole genome shotgun sequence genomic DNA includes:
- the LOC120420426 gene encoding lissencephaly-1 homolog — translation MKMVLSQRQREELNQAIADYLGSNGYTDALEAFRKEADMPNEIERKYGGLLEKKWTSVIRLQKKVMELEAKLSEAEKEVIEGAPTKAKRTPTDWIPRPPEKFTLAGHRATVTRVVFHPVFSMMVSASEDATIKIWDFETGEYERTLKGHTDSVQDLAFDSQGKVLASCSSDLSIKLWDFQQTYECIKTMHGHDHNVSSVSFVPAGDYLLSASRDKTIKMWEVATGYCVKTFTGHREWVRMVRVNVDGSLMASCSNDHSVRVWQTNSKECKAELREHENTVECIAWAPESATAAINEAAGADNKKGAHQGPFLASGSRDKTIRIWDVSSGLCLFTLAGHDNWVRGIVFHPGGKYMISASDDKTLRVWDLRNKRCMKTLYAHQHFCTSLDMHKSHPYVISGSVDTTVKVWECR, via the exons TAACCAAGCGATTGCCGACTACCTGGGAAGCAATGGATACACAGACGCCCTGGAGGCCTTCCGGAAGGAGGCGGACATGCCGAACGAGATCGAGCGCAAGTACGGTGGCCTGCTGGAGAAAAAGTGGACCTCGGTGATACGGTTACAGAAGAAGGTGATGGAGCTGGAGGCGAAACTTTCCGAGGCGGAGAAGGAGGTCATCGAGGGAGCACCCACAAAGGCGAAGCGCACACCGACGGACTGGATCCCGCGGCCGCCGGAAAAGTTCACTCTCGCCGGCCACCGGGCCACAGTGACGCGCGTCGTCTTTCATCCCGTGTTCAGTATGATGGTGTCGGCGTCCGAGGACGCCACCATCAAGATCTGGGACTTTGAGACGGGCGAGTACGAGCGGACGCTCAAGGGGCACACCGATTCCGTGCAAGATCTGGCGTTCGACTCACAGGGAAAAGTGTTAG CCTCCTGCAGTTCAGACCTCTCGATCAAGCTGTGGGACTTCCAGCAGACGTACGAGTGCATCAAAACCATGCACGGCCACGACCACAACGTGTCGTCCGTCTCGTTCGTCCCGGCCGGCGACTACCTGCTGTCGGCGTCCCGCGACAAAACCATCAAAATGTGGGAGGTGGCCACCGGCTACTGCGTGAAAACGTTCACCGGGCACCGCGAGTGGGTCCGGATGGTGCGCGTCAACGTGGACGGCTCGCTGATGGCGTCCTGCTCAAACGACCACTCCGTGCGGGTATGGCAGACCAACTCCAAGGAGTGCAAG GCCGAACTGCGAGAGCACGAAAACACCGTCGAGTGCATTGCCTGGGCGCCAGAATCGGCCACGGCGGCCATCAACGAGGCAGCTGGAGCGGACAACAAAAAGGGAGCTCACCAGGGACCGTTCCTAGCGTCGGGATCCAGAGATAAGACGATTAGG ATTTGGGACGTCAGCTCCGGGCTGTGTCTGTTCACGCTCGCCGGCCACGACAACTGGGTCCGGGGCATCGTGTTCCATCCTGGCGGCAAGTACATGATTTCCGCCAGCGATGACAAAACGTTGCGCGTCTGGGACCTGCGCAACAAGCGCTGTATGAAGACCCTGTACGCGCACCAGCACTTCTGCACCTCGCTCG ATATGCATAAATCTCACCCGTACGTCATATCGGGCAGCGTGGACACGACGGTCAAGGTTTGGGAGTGTCGCTAA